One Aegilops tauschii subsp. strangulata cultivar AL8/78 chromosome 7, Aet v6.0, whole genome shotgun sequence genomic window carries:
- the LOC109732623 gene encoding uncharacterized protein, giving the protein MAGIVNKEFPELAQTGLNYLSWSSDCEIFLQGKTLLRVIGKGAQLAVTNPKFETENAQALHFLRHHLSPTLKDEYMAERSASGLWTALKQRFERLKYTVKPRAEAEWIRLRFADFKTVGEYNSALHRICTTLRLCGTEITDSQKIEKTLSTFHPDAVQSSRNYRQGNYTRYSELIDVLQVAEAQDEVLKKNFVAQPLGGSSRQEVNALKVRKPQQKKRGRKGKKKGHHPPRPG; this is encoded by the coding sequence ATGGCCGGAATTGTCAACAAGGAGTTTCCTGAGTTGGCCCAGACAGGGCTGAACTACCTGTCATGGTCCTCGGACTGCGAGATCTTTCTCCAGGGCAAAACCCTCCTGAGGGTGATCGGTAAGGGGGCCCAACTGGCCGTCACTAATCCCAAGTTCGAAACTGAGAATGCGCAGGCTCTGCACTTTCTTCGTCATCACCTGTCACCTACTCTGAAAGATGAGTATATGGCTGAGCGCAGTGCTTCTGGCCTTTGGACCGCTCTTAAGCAGCGGTTTGAGCGGCTGAAGTACACTGTGAAGCCACGTGCAGAGGCAGAGTGGATCCGTCTGAGGTTTGCGGACTTCAAGACGGTTGGGGAGTACAATTCGGCTCTCCACCGGATTTGTACGACTCTTCGGTTGTGTGGTACTGAGATTACCGACTCCCAGAAGATTGAGAAAACCCTATCCACTTTCCACCCCGACGCGGTCCAGTCCTCACGGAACTACCGCCAGGGGAACTACACGAGGTATTCAGAGTTGATTGACGTCCTCCAGGTGGCGGAGGCGCAGGACGAGGTTCTCAAAAAGAACTTTGTCGCGCAACCACTTGGGGGGAGTTCTCGCCAGGAGGTGAACGCTCTCAAAGTCCGCAAGCCTCAACAGAAGAAGAGGGGCCGGAAGGGCAAGAAGAAGGGCCATCACCCCCCCCGCCCCGGCTAA